The following proteins are co-located in the Longimicrobium terrae genome:
- a CDS encoding NUDIX domain-containing protein produces MNVESSLTGTPVQCAAIPYRLSDGVAEVLLVTRRSGEGWIVPKGKIEPGLGPRESARREAFEEAGVEGDIGTQPFDHYRHGREDGPLVVAFLLRVTREMSSWPEAKERQRAWVPLDDVQTRLTDPGLSRVLRAVAAHLDPAQLAAAPADARNSSSASRTAGASRGISLFRSGLVLVAVLGLIALAARVMFPHGEANGGGNGATASDDKDGRKKGGKKKDKDKGGEAGPVAAAGLAAAGVAGADPGLCRADGSGMQMPADVHESSGVAAGRRTAGVLWTHNDSGEPVLFAISPRGQETGQVRIAGARVQDWEDIAAGPCPGGNCLYIGDIGDNAGARPGITVYRVAEPAPTDRESRPADAFPATYPDGPHDTEALFVLPEGGMFVVSKGETGPIALYRFPSTARPGSSSRLERVVELAGAGVKRKERITGASASPDGRWVALRTLSSVSFYRAADLIAGRPGNPLVYDLTPLDEAQGEGIGWSTNGAIYLTSEGGRKSAPSTLARLTCTLPS; encoded by the coding sequence GTGAACGTCGAGAGTTCCCTGACCGGAACGCCGGTGCAGTGTGCCGCGATTCCGTATCGTCTGTCTGATGGAGTCGCCGAAGTCCTTCTCGTTACCCGCCGCAGCGGCGAGGGTTGGATCGTTCCCAAGGGCAAGATCGAGCCGGGGCTGGGGCCGCGCGAGTCCGCCCGGCGCGAGGCGTTTGAGGAAGCCGGCGTAGAAGGCGACATCGGCACGCAGCCGTTTGACCATTACCGCCACGGCCGCGAGGACGGGCCGCTGGTGGTTGCCTTTCTGCTGCGCGTCACCCGCGAAATGAGCTCGTGGCCCGAGGCCAAGGAGCGGCAGCGGGCGTGGGTGCCGCTGGACGACGTGCAGACCCGCCTGACCGATCCGGGCCTGTCGCGCGTGTTGCGCGCGGTGGCCGCGCACCTGGACCCCGCGCAGCTGGCCGCCGCGCCGGCGGATGCGCGCAACTCGTCGTCCGCCAGCCGCACGGCGGGCGCGTCGCGCGGAATTTCGCTCTTTCGTTCCGGCCTGGTGCTGGTGGCGGTCCTTGGGCTGATTGCCCTGGCCGCGCGGGTGATGTTTCCGCACGGCGAAGCCAACGGTGGCGGGAACGGCGCCACGGCTTCCGATGACAAGGACGGCAGGAAGAAGGGCGGCAAGAAGAAGGACAAGGACAAGGGCGGGGAAGCCGGGCCGGTGGCGGCGGCGGGGCTGGCCGCCGCGGGTGTAGCCGGCGCGGACCCGGGGCTCTGCCGCGCGGACGGCTCCGGGATGCAAATGCCCGCGGACGTGCACGAGTCCAGCGGCGTCGCGGCGGGGCGGCGCACCGCCGGGGTGCTGTGGACGCACAACGACTCCGGAGAGCCGGTGCTGTTCGCCATCAGCCCGCGCGGCCAGGAAACCGGGCAGGTGCGCATTGCCGGGGCGCGTGTGCAGGACTGGGAAGACATCGCCGCGGGTCCGTGCCCCGGCGGAAACTGTCTGTACATCGGCGATATCGGGGACAACGCGGGCGCGCGACCCGGTATTACCGTGTACCGCGTGGCGGAACCCGCGCCCACGGACCGCGAATCGCGTCCGGCGGACGCCTTTCCCGCCACGTACCCGGACGGCCCGCACGACACCGAGGCGCTGTTCGTTCTCCCCGAAGGCGGCATGTTCGTCGTGTCCAAGGGAGAAACGGGACCCATCGCCCTCTACCGCTTTCCGTCCACCGCGCGGCCGGGGTCGTCGTCGCGGCTGGAGCGCGTCGTGGAACTGGCCGGCGCTGGCGTAAAGCGAAAAGAACGCATCACCGGCGCCTCCGCGTCGCCGGACGGGCGGTGGGTGGCGTTGCGGACGCTTTCGTCCGTCTCCTTCTACCGTGCGGCGGACCTCATTGCTGGCCGCCCGGGCAATCCGCTGGTGTACGACCTGACGCCGCTGGACGAGGCGCAGGGCGAAGGCATCGGCTGGAGCACCAACGGCGCCATCTACCTCACCAGCGAAGGCGGC